A region of Zeugodacus cucurbitae isolate PBARC_wt_2022May chromosome 5, idZeuCucr1.2, whole genome shotgun sequence DNA encodes the following proteins:
- the Dagla_1 gene encoding uncharacterized protein Dagla_1 isoform X1: MPGLVVFRRRWSVGSDDLVVPGAFLLTAHLICFVIVLISLLVLEYDLAILNVKLLFYLQICYLAILIGSVCVEAGICIISMRGSILDSAARTTINFWIYLKSMVIFFDITWLVLSTIWLTNYYVDAPIDEAKKIFMVHFKIFAAIVICNWALVFITLITIWCTFDAAGRSWVKMKKYQRSMRETESRFNYKRSGSMNRNWRQRKVMRAYQDSWDHRCRLLFCCMGGTDRNRNSFTDIARLLSDFFRELDVVPSDVVAGLVLLRKFQKIEREAVVRQRKNGTYEFLSGVPITDRTQFLALNDAKNYDFFQTVIHYMYFAQGAYGWPMYFIINRSKMYNLLPELKCFTCCCRPQTETPSVIEDNCCFCNYAALKKTLQVGDVEIIYATYHVDVGETPFFVAVDYTQKKIVVSIRGTLSMKDILTDLNAEGEVLPLSPPRDDWLGHKGMVQAAIYIKNKLEEEGLIERALSHNRDRETNSFGLVLVGHSLGAGTAAILAILMKADYPSLQCFSYSPPGGLLSMPAVEYTKSFITSVVLGKDVVPRIGLHQMEALRADLINAIQRSVDPKWKTISCSVICCGCGPEPTSVVEMSGKDTHINQYQEQRDSARSTSAHPTDSSIALTLHQPLYPPGRIIHIVRHHPKPEEQKYDSGWRSVLKSHEPVYQAIWADTYDFDEVLISPVMLQDHMPDKVLAALKKVVTASGPRKPQRQTSNAFSTLSNDFNHYDFDVDRISPIGSIDPISVLKPEGNLKRLPHNSYPNISSSINLTPTAHHKICHETSFANLQVPFDIATFGGLNSSKTSSIAGSIVGRSQLSSALYDMSVDESITTVTRRSPSVPSETATVIINDRDPLPVQPLKSVAFNIDSDSNAMKFMPSSHVSKGLIYRQYSVRTEKRKRNLPITALRRASDVSGPIDSMHDDVLGLAPLASPETLSEISSISSRTSAPISLANSIELYFHNLNLGVDNMNGRTMLEGIFESQLHTPKIMRRAPKFSENLANCADDSRNVDQYKRMGRVFVTLPPIFDGIHSKNNNQKSSFDSSDDSYESVQSLSRLSSKQDTNTVHDSIGNNVLQPIQGSKSADPLNIDAIDPKPTDHTAKKLTFSDSEILNDVEAAEDKDNHSLIFEQNQSLMGALNERMNCGSADTTFYSANSSIEKFSTPGKLIYCCNSADKGSLECQSVPEEAIIIRPGVLESHFPLFESVSYPAEYNSAQTLDDCDIPTCSSSTNVPTKQIKRETIGGRIRKRLSSEDFIFTRTEDFPLVAQLGEKSNKRKAAVYPAASSYNVSRARLPTCSSNEMINAKTTTGTETKLSSHSELQRKSNQLKSKYSSNSPSESPNTMLPITCSEESSV, translated from the exons ATGCCTGGACTTGTTGTTTTCCGACGCCGTTGGTCGGTGGGCTCAGACGATCTCGTAGTACCTGGAGCTTTTTTGTTAACTGCACACCTTATATG CTTTGTAATTGTGCTAATATCATTATTGGTCCTGGAGTATGATCTTGCAATTTTGAACGTGAAGTTACTATTCTATCTCCAGATATGCTATTTGGCAATATTAAttg gTTCAGTTTGCGTTGAGGCAGGCATATGCATTATATCTATGCGTGGTAGTATATTGGACTCTGCCGCACGAACAACGATCAATTTTTggatatatttaaaaagca TGgtgatattttttgatattacatGGTTAGTGTTAAGTACAATATGGTTAACAAACTATTACGTTGACGCGCCCATCGATGAGGCCAAGAAAATTTTCATGG ttcatttcaaaatatttgcagcCATAGTAATTTGCAACTGGGCTTTGGTGTTTATAACTCTCATTACGATTTGGTGCACATTCGATGCAGCGGGACGTTCTTGGGTCAAAATGAAGAAATATCAAAGGTCAATGAGGGAGACTGAATCTCGTTTCAATTACAAGCGCAGTGGCAGTATGAATCGCAATTGGCGTCAACG AAAAGTGATGCGCGCTTACCAAGACAGTTGGGATCATCGATGCCGTTTATTATTCTGTTGTATGGGTGGAACGGATCGTAATCGAAACTCCTTCACCGATATAGCCCGATTACTGAGTGATTTCTTTCGAGAGCTTGATGTGGTGCCCTCGGATGTTGTCGCCGGTCTGGTGCTATTGCGAAAATTTCAGAAGATAGAACGCGAAGCTGTTGTCCGGCAG agaAAAAATGGCACATATGAATTCTTGAGTGGCGTTCCCATCACCGACCGCACGCAGTTTCTCGCACTGAATGATGCAAAAAACTACGATTTCTTCCAAACAGTTATACACTATATGTATTTTGCTCAGGGCGCTTACGGCTGGCCGATGTACTTCATAATAAACCGCTCGAAAATGTACAACTTATTGCCTGAATTAAA ATGCTTTACATGTTGTTGCCGTCCCCAAACTGAAACGCCATCTGTTATTGAAGataactgttgtttttgtaattatgccGCCCTAAAGAAGACTCTCCAAGTTGGTGATGTAGAAATCATTTACGCCACGTATCATGTTGATGTCGGTGAGACACCGTTCTTTGTGGCTGTGGACTACACTCAGAAAAAGATTGTGGTCAGCATACGTGGTACGCTAAGCATGAAGGATATACTCACCGACTTAAACGCCGAGGGGGAGGTATTGCCGCTCTCCCCACCGCGCGATGACTGGCTTGGCCACAAAGGCATGGTGCAGGCAgcaatttacattaaaaataaattagaggAAGAAGGACTTATAGAACGTGCACTAAGCCATAATCGTGATAGGGAAACCAATTCATTTGGTTTGGTCTTAGTGGGCCATTCTCTGGGCGCCGGAACTGCGGCTATTTTAGCCATTCTAATGAAGGCTGACTATCCGTCATTGCAGTGCTTTAGCTACTCACCCCCAGGCGGTCTGCTAAG CATGCCAGCGGTAGAATATACCAAATCGTTCATCACATCCGTTGTGTTGGGGAAAGATGTCGTACCTCGCATTGGGTTACACCAAATGGAAGCTTTGCGTGCCGACCTGATAAACGCAATCCAGAGAAGTGTTGATCCCAAA TGGAAAACAATTTCCTGTTCTGTCATCTGCTGTGGATGTGGACCTGAGCCAACATCGGTTGTTGAGATGTCCGGGAAAGATACTCATATCAATCAATATCAGGAA CAAAGAGACTCAGCACGTTCCACAAGCGCACATCCTACAGATAGCTCCATTGCTTTGACATTACATCAG CCTCTCTACCCACCTGGCCGAATAATTCACATAGTTCGTCATCATCCTAAACCAGAAGA gCAAAAGTACGACAGCGGTTGGAG AAGTGTTCTAAAGAGCCATGAACCAGTCTATCAGGCGATCTGGGCCGACACATACGATTTTGATGAAGTACTCATTTCTCCCGTTATGTTGCAGGATCATATGCCCGACAAAGTGCTTGCGGCGCTCAAAAAG GTTGTAACTGCAAGTGGACCACGGAAACCGCAGCGTCAGACATCAAATGCATTCTCCACATTATCCAACGACTTCAACCATTATGACTTCGATGTCGATCGCATATCTCCTATAGGTTCCATCGATCCAATCAGCGTTTTAAAACCGGAGGGTAACCTTAAGCGACTTCCGCACAACTCATATCCTAATATAAGCAGTTCTATTAATTTAACGCCAACAGCACACCACAAAATCTGTCACGAAACATCTTTTGCCAACTTACAAGTTCCATTTGACATAGCCACGTTCGGTGGCCTAAATTCAAGTAAAACATCGTCGATTGCTGGTAGCATTGTAGGTCGAAGTCAGTTAAGCTCGGCTCTGTACGATATGTCAGTAGATGAGAGCATAACAACAGTAACTCGCCGAAGTCCCTCCGTACCAAGCGAAACTGCTACGGTGATTATAAATGATCGAGATCCATTGCCCGTACAGCCCCTAAAGTCTGTAGCTTTCAATATTGATTCTGATTCTAATGCGATGAAATTCATGCCTTCATCACATGTCTCCAAAGGGCTGATATATCGTCAATACTCGGTACGTACCGAGAAACGGAAGCGTAATTTACCCATAACAGCATTGCGAAGAGCTTCAGATGTGTCCGGACCAATCGATTCGATGCATGATGATGTGCTAGGTTTGGCGCCTTTAGCTAGTCCGGAAACATTATCTGAAATTTCCAGCATATCATCCCGCACAAGTGCTCCTATTAGCTTGGCCAATAGCATTGAACTATATTTCCATAATTTAAATCTGGGCGTTGATAATATGAACGGTCGGACCATGCTAGAAGGCATATTCGAATCGCAATTGCATACACCAAAGATAATGAGGCGAGCACCGAAATTCAGTGAGAATCTTGCGAATTGTGCAGATGACAGTCGAAATGTCGATCAATATAAACGCATGGGTCGGGTGTTTGTAACATTACCGCCCATATTTGACGGCATCCAtagcaaaaataacaatcaaAAGTCCAGCTTTGATTCTAGCGATGATAGCTACGAATCAGTGCAAAGTCTCAGTAGACTTTCTTCCAAACAAGACACCAACACCGTTCATGACTCAATTGGAAATAATGTGCTCCAACCAATACAGGGCTCAAAATCAGCAGATCCCTTAAATATTGATGCAATAGACCCAAAACCAACTGATCATACAGCAAAAAAGTTAACCTTCAGTGATAGCGAAATTCTGAATGATGTTGAAGCGGCCGAAGATAAGGATAATCACTCGCTGATCTTTGAACAAAACCAATCCCTAATGGGTGCTTTGAACGAGCGCATGAACTGTGGATCGGCTGATACGACTTTTTATAGTGCCAATTCTTCTATCGAAAAATTCTCGACACCTGGTAAATTGATATATTGTTGCAATTCCGCCGATAAAGGTAGTTTGGAGTGCCAAAGTGTTCCTGAGGAAGCAATCATCATAAGACCGGGTGTTCTCGAGTCACATTTTCCCTTGTTCGAATCTGTGTCATATCCGGCGGAATACAACTCTGCCCAAACGCTCGATGACTGTGACATTCCTACGTGTTCCTCAAGTACTAATGTTCCTACGAAGCAAATAAAACGCGAAACGATTGGTGGTCGTATACGAAAACGGCTGTCGTCCGAGGATTTTATATTTACACGCACCGAGGATTTCCCACTGGTAGCACAATTGGGAGAGAAATCTAACAAACGCAAAGCAGCAGTCTACCCTGCGGCCTCCAGTTATAATGTTTCGAGAGCGAGACTGCCAACATGTTCTAGTAATGAGATGATAAatgcgaaaacaacaacaggcACTGAAACGAAATTATCCTCACACTCCGAATTACAAAGGAAGTCCAACCAGTTGAAATCTAAATATTCTTCGAACTCCCCTAGTGAAAGCCCCAATACAATGCTTCCAATAACCTGTAGTGAAGAAAGTAGTGTCTGA
- the Dagla_1 gene encoding uncharacterized protein Dagla_1 isoform X2, whose amino-acid sequence MPGLVVFRRRWSVGSDDLVVPGAFLLTAHLICFVIVLISLLVLEYDLAILNVKLLFYLQICYLAILIGSVCVEAGICIISMRGSILDSAARTTINFWIYLKSMVIFFDITWLVLSTIWLTNYYVDAPIDEAKKIFMAIVICNWALVFITLITIWCTFDAAGRSWVKMKKYQRSMRETESRFNYKRSGSMNRNWRQRKVMRAYQDSWDHRCRLLFCCMGGTDRNRNSFTDIARLLSDFFRELDVVPSDVVAGLVLLRKFQKIEREAVVRQRKNGTYEFLSGVPITDRTQFLALNDAKNYDFFQTVIHYMYFAQGAYGWPMYFIINRSKMYNLLPELKCFTCCCRPQTETPSVIEDNCCFCNYAALKKTLQVGDVEIIYATYHVDVGETPFFVAVDYTQKKIVVSIRGTLSMKDILTDLNAEGEVLPLSPPRDDWLGHKGMVQAAIYIKNKLEEEGLIERALSHNRDRETNSFGLVLVGHSLGAGTAAILAILMKADYPSLQCFSYSPPGGLLSMPAVEYTKSFITSVVLGKDVVPRIGLHQMEALRADLINAIQRSVDPKWKTISCSVICCGCGPEPTSVVEMSGKDTHINQYQEQRDSARSTSAHPTDSSIALTLHQPLYPPGRIIHIVRHHPKPEEQKYDSGWRSVLKSHEPVYQAIWADTYDFDEVLISPVMLQDHMPDKVLAALKKVVTASGPRKPQRQTSNAFSTLSNDFNHYDFDVDRISPIGSIDPISVLKPEGNLKRLPHNSYPNISSSINLTPTAHHKICHETSFANLQVPFDIATFGGLNSSKTSSIAGSIVGRSQLSSALYDMSVDESITTVTRRSPSVPSETATVIINDRDPLPVQPLKSVAFNIDSDSNAMKFMPSSHVSKGLIYRQYSVRTEKRKRNLPITALRRASDVSGPIDSMHDDVLGLAPLASPETLSEISSISSRTSAPISLANSIELYFHNLNLGVDNMNGRTMLEGIFESQLHTPKIMRRAPKFSENLANCADDSRNVDQYKRMGRVFVTLPPIFDGIHSKNNNQKSSFDSSDDSYESVQSLSRLSSKQDTNTVHDSIGNNVLQPIQGSKSADPLNIDAIDPKPTDHTAKKLTFSDSEILNDVEAAEDKDNHSLIFEQNQSLMGALNERMNCGSADTTFYSANSSIEKFSTPGKLIYCCNSADKGSLECQSVPEEAIIIRPGVLESHFPLFESVSYPAEYNSAQTLDDCDIPTCSSSTNVPTKQIKRETIGGRIRKRLSSEDFIFTRTEDFPLVAQLGEKSNKRKAAVYPAASSYNVSRARLPTCSSNEMINAKTTTGTETKLSSHSELQRKSNQLKSKYSSNSPSESPNTMLPITCSEESSV is encoded by the exons ATGCCTGGACTTGTTGTTTTCCGACGCCGTTGGTCGGTGGGCTCAGACGATCTCGTAGTACCTGGAGCTTTTTTGTTAACTGCACACCTTATATG CTTTGTAATTGTGCTAATATCATTATTGGTCCTGGAGTATGATCTTGCAATTTTGAACGTGAAGTTACTATTCTATCTCCAGATATGCTATTTGGCAATATTAAttg gTTCAGTTTGCGTTGAGGCAGGCATATGCATTATATCTATGCGTGGTAGTATATTGGACTCTGCCGCACGAACAACGATCAATTTTTggatatatttaaaaagca TGgtgatattttttgatattacatGGTTAGTGTTAAGTACAATATGGTTAACAAACTATTACGTTGACGCGCCCATCGATGAGGCCAAGAAAATTTTCATGG cCATAGTAATTTGCAACTGGGCTTTGGTGTTTATAACTCTCATTACGATTTGGTGCACATTCGATGCAGCGGGACGTTCTTGGGTCAAAATGAAGAAATATCAAAGGTCAATGAGGGAGACTGAATCTCGTTTCAATTACAAGCGCAGTGGCAGTATGAATCGCAATTGGCGTCAACG AAAAGTGATGCGCGCTTACCAAGACAGTTGGGATCATCGATGCCGTTTATTATTCTGTTGTATGGGTGGAACGGATCGTAATCGAAACTCCTTCACCGATATAGCCCGATTACTGAGTGATTTCTTTCGAGAGCTTGATGTGGTGCCCTCGGATGTTGTCGCCGGTCTGGTGCTATTGCGAAAATTTCAGAAGATAGAACGCGAAGCTGTTGTCCGGCAG agaAAAAATGGCACATATGAATTCTTGAGTGGCGTTCCCATCACCGACCGCACGCAGTTTCTCGCACTGAATGATGCAAAAAACTACGATTTCTTCCAAACAGTTATACACTATATGTATTTTGCTCAGGGCGCTTACGGCTGGCCGATGTACTTCATAATAAACCGCTCGAAAATGTACAACTTATTGCCTGAATTAAA ATGCTTTACATGTTGTTGCCGTCCCCAAACTGAAACGCCATCTGTTATTGAAGataactgttgtttttgtaattatgccGCCCTAAAGAAGACTCTCCAAGTTGGTGATGTAGAAATCATTTACGCCACGTATCATGTTGATGTCGGTGAGACACCGTTCTTTGTGGCTGTGGACTACACTCAGAAAAAGATTGTGGTCAGCATACGTGGTACGCTAAGCATGAAGGATATACTCACCGACTTAAACGCCGAGGGGGAGGTATTGCCGCTCTCCCCACCGCGCGATGACTGGCTTGGCCACAAAGGCATGGTGCAGGCAgcaatttacattaaaaataaattagaggAAGAAGGACTTATAGAACGTGCACTAAGCCATAATCGTGATAGGGAAACCAATTCATTTGGTTTGGTCTTAGTGGGCCATTCTCTGGGCGCCGGAACTGCGGCTATTTTAGCCATTCTAATGAAGGCTGACTATCCGTCATTGCAGTGCTTTAGCTACTCACCCCCAGGCGGTCTGCTAAG CATGCCAGCGGTAGAATATACCAAATCGTTCATCACATCCGTTGTGTTGGGGAAAGATGTCGTACCTCGCATTGGGTTACACCAAATGGAAGCTTTGCGTGCCGACCTGATAAACGCAATCCAGAGAAGTGTTGATCCCAAA TGGAAAACAATTTCCTGTTCTGTCATCTGCTGTGGATGTGGACCTGAGCCAACATCGGTTGTTGAGATGTCCGGGAAAGATACTCATATCAATCAATATCAGGAA CAAAGAGACTCAGCACGTTCCACAAGCGCACATCCTACAGATAGCTCCATTGCTTTGACATTACATCAG CCTCTCTACCCACCTGGCCGAATAATTCACATAGTTCGTCATCATCCTAAACCAGAAGA gCAAAAGTACGACAGCGGTTGGAG AAGTGTTCTAAAGAGCCATGAACCAGTCTATCAGGCGATCTGGGCCGACACATACGATTTTGATGAAGTACTCATTTCTCCCGTTATGTTGCAGGATCATATGCCCGACAAAGTGCTTGCGGCGCTCAAAAAG GTTGTAACTGCAAGTGGACCACGGAAACCGCAGCGTCAGACATCAAATGCATTCTCCACATTATCCAACGACTTCAACCATTATGACTTCGATGTCGATCGCATATCTCCTATAGGTTCCATCGATCCAATCAGCGTTTTAAAACCGGAGGGTAACCTTAAGCGACTTCCGCACAACTCATATCCTAATATAAGCAGTTCTATTAATTTAACGCCAACAGCACACCACAAAATCTGTCACGAAACATCTTTTGCCAACTTACAAGTTCCATTTGACATAGCCACGTTCGGTGGCCTAAATTCAAGTAAAACATCGTCGATTGCTGGTAGCATTGTAGGTCGAAGTCAGTTAAGCTCGGCTCTGTACGATATGTCAGTAGATGAGAGCATAACAACAGTAACTCGCCGAAGTCCCTCCGTACCAAGCGAAACTGCTACGGTGATTATAAATGATCGAGATCCATTGCCCGTACAGCCCCTAAAGTCTGTAGCTTTCAATATTGATTCTGATTCTAATGCGATGAAATTCATGCCTTCATCACATGTCTCCAAAGGGCTGATATATCGTCAATACTCGGTACGTACCGAGAAACGGAAGCGTAATTTACCCATAACAGCATTGCGAAGAGCTTCAGATGTGTCCGGACCAATCGATTCGATGCATGATGATGTGCTAGGTTTGGCGCCTTTAGCTAGTCCGGAAACATTATCTGAAATTTCCAGCATATCATCCCGCACAAGTGCTCCTATTAGCTTGGCCAATAGCATTGAACTATATTTCCATAATTTAAATCTGGGCGTTGATAATATGAACGGTCGGACCATGCTAGAAGGCATATTCGAATCGCAATTGCATACACCAAAGATAATGAGGCGAGCACCGAAATTCAGTGAGAATCTTGCGAATTGTGCAGATGACAGTCGAAATGTCGATCAATATAAACGCATGGGTCGGGTGTTTGTAACATTACCGCCCATATTTGACGGCATCCAtagcaaaaataacaatcaaAAGTCCAGCTTTGATTCTAGCGATGATAGCTACGAATCAGTGCAAAGTCTCAGTAGACTTTCTTCCAAACAAGACACCAACACCGTTCATGACTCAATTGGAAATAATGTGCTCCAACCAATACAGGGCTCAAAATCAGCAGATCCCTTAAATATTGATGCAATAGACCCAAAACCAACTGATCATACAGCAAAAAAGTTAACCTTCAGTGATAGCGAAATTCTGAATGATGTTGAAGCGGCCGAAGATAAGGATAATCACTCGCTGATCTTTGAACAAAACCAATCCCTAATGGGTGCTTTGAACGAGCGCATGAACTGTGGATCGGCTGATACGACTTTTTATAGTGCCAATTCTTCTATCGAAAAATTCTCGACACCTGGTAAATTGATATATTGTTGCAATTCCGCCGATAAAGGTAGTTTGGAGTGCCAAAGTGTTCCTGAGGAAGCAATCATCATAAGACCGGGTGTTCTCGAGTCACATTTTCCCTTGTTCGAATCTGTGTCATATCCGGCGGAATACAACTCTGCCCAAACGCTCGATGACTGTGACATTCCTACGTGTTCCTCAAGTACTAATGTTCCTACGAAGCAAATAAAACGCGAAACGATTGGTGGTCGTATACGAAAACGGCTGTCGTCCGAGGATTTTATATTTACACGCACCGAGGATTTCCCACTGGTAGCACAATTGGGAGAGAAATCTAACAAACGCAAAGCAGCAGTCTACCCTGCGGCCTCCAGTTATAATGTTTCGAGAGCGAGACTGCCAACATGTTCTAGTAATGAGATGATAAatgcgaaaacaacaacaggcACTGAAACGAAATTATCCTCACACTCCGAATTACAAAGGAAGTCCAACCAGTTGAAATCTAAATATTCTTCGAACTCCCCTAGTGAAAGCCCCAATACAATGCTTCCAATAACCTGTAGTGAAGAAAGTAGTGTCTGA